One Pseudorhodoplanes sinuspersici DNA segment encodes these proteins:
- a CDS encoding acyltransferase family protein, translated as MPFAPASKIDTFRTDIEGLRALAILPILLFHLDPSWAPGGFAGVDIFFVISGYLISGQILKAEAGKFQFLSFYWRRIRRLFPALAVTVAITLAVSWRLLTPGDFKALAWSSIASLLGVANIHFLLSVDYFNESSLLHPLLHVWSLSVEEQFYLIWPAFLILLAAGGKKTLTRGVISLGLLSLAASALFTGRAPYLAFYMMPFRIFEFAIGAAVFLLAARPSRPQSMVYGLIGAALLIAAIVLFDVRTPWPAANALLPCLATALLLIAGHDGFWHKTLSAQPLRLLGRISYSVYLVHWPLIVLYRTWIVVPPTLSELLGLLIVSILLGALLYIFVERFYRVSNEPKISWLFVGSIGMRSIGARLEAFVTQRQAALFASFLVVPALTLCISGIVIARNGFPDRMSRDRVQKAAGELSFAGDLCSSARSRCTFGDPASQKIVYLVGDSHALNLVYGLDRLFKEAGIRGIAIYDHGCLFLRGTQRFQRGVPDRTCARNVADAFNQLARDRHPVIFAGNYGGYNREIGLAGSGEPFEGSGRDYIAWIETHLRDSLEALGADERPVVIVSSAYNTGIDTAKCAAQFGDADPKCVPQSLESARNKTAAIDAMIVNVGASVPGLTILDPKISFCDSTHCVVRDNGLPFFRDNAHLTNEGSAFLIGRLKPALLSALLAKQ; from the coding sequence TTGCCTTTCGCACCTGCTTCAAAGATCGACACGTTTCGGACCGATATCGAGGGCCTGCGGGCCTTGGCGATCCTGCCGATTCTGCTGTTCCATCTCGACCCATCCTGGGCGCCGGGCGGTTTTGCCGGCGTCGATATTTTCTTTGTCATCTCCGGCTATCTGATCTCGGGACAGATCCTCAAAGCCGAGGCCGGCAAATTTCAGTTTCTTTCCTTCTACTGGCGCCGGATCCGGCGGCTGTTTCCCGCGCTGGCCGTGACGGTGGCCATCACCCTGGCCGTCAGCTGGCGGCTACTGACACCCGGCGATTTCAAAGCGCTCGCCTGGTCATCAATCGCATCGCTTCTGGGCGTCGCAAATATCCATTTCTTGCTTTCGGTTGACTACTTCAACGAGAGTAGTCTGCTGCACCCGCTCCTGCATGTCTGGTCGCTGAGCGTTGAAGAGCAATTCTATCTGATCTGGCCTGCTTTCCTGATCCTGCTGGCTGCAGGCGGCAAAAAGACTTTGACCAGAGGCGTCATCTCGCTTGGCCTTCTGTCGTTGGCAGCGAGCGCCCTTTTCACGGGCCGAGCGCCATATCTTGCCTTCTACATGATGCCATTCCGCATCTTCGAGTTTGCGATTGGCGCCGCGGTTTTTCTTCTTGCTGCACGGCCGTCGAGGCCGCAATCCATGGTTTACGGCCTCATCGGGGCGGCGCTGCTGATCGCCGCCATCGTACTCTTTGATGTCCGGACCCCCTGGCCAGCAGCGAATGCGCTGTTACCTTGCCTTGCAACCGCTCTGCTGCTGATCGCAGGCCATGACGGCTTTTGGCACAAAACATTGTCAGCCCAGCCTCTTCGTCTTCTCGGCCGCATTTCATACTCGGTCTATCTCGTCCATTGGCCGCTGATCGTGCTGTACCGGACATGGATCGTCGTGCCGCCAACGCTATCTGAATTGCTGGGTCTGCTGATCGTCTCCATCCTGCTCGGCGCGCTGCTCTATATCTTCGTCGAGCGCTTCTACCGCGTCTCGAACGAGCCCAAGATCTCATGGCTATTTGTCGGCAGCATCGGCATGCGCTCAATCGGCGCGAGACTGGAGGCGTTTGTCACGCAGCGGCAGGCAGCGCTCTTTGCATCTTTCCTTGTTGTGCCGGCTCTGACGCTTTGCATCAGTGGCATCGTAATCGCGCGCAATGGATTTCCGGACCGCATGAGCAGAGACCGTGTGCAGAAGGCGGCCGGAGAGCTCAGCTTTGCCGGCGATCTTTGCAGCAGTGCGCGAAGCCGTTGCACATTCGGCGATCCAGCATCACAAAAGATCGTTTATCTGGTGGGCGACAGCCATGCGCTCAATCTCGTCTACGGGCTCGACCGTCTGTTCAAGGAGGCCGGCATTCGCGGCATTGCCATCTACGATCATGGCTGCCTATTCCTGCGCGGCACGCAACGCTTTCAGCGCGGTGTTCCCGATCGCACTTGCGCGAGGAATGTTGCGGATGCATTCAACCAGCTCGCGCGCGATCGGCATCCGGTGATCTTCGCCGGCAATTACGGTGGCTATAATCGCGAGATCGGACTGGCGGGGTCCGGCGAGCCGTTCGAGGGCAGCGGTAGAGACTACATCGCCTGGATTGAGACGCACTTGCGTGACAGCTTGGAAGCACTCGGCGCGGATGAACGCCCCGTCGTCATCGTATCATCGGCTTACAATACCGGCATCGACACGGCGAAATGTGCCGCGCAATTCGGCGACGCCGATCCGAAATGTGTGCCGCAGAGCCTCGAAAGCGCCCGCAACAAGACAGCCGCGATCGATGCGATGATCGTCAATGTCGGTGCATCGGTTCCCGGCCTGACGATACTCGATCCCAAAATCTCATTCTGCGACTCGACGCATTGCGTGGTCAGAGACAACGGCCTTCCCTTCTTCCGGGACAATGCTCATCTGACGAATGAAGGCTCGGCCTTCTTGATCGGGCGATTGAAACCCGCGCTCTTGTCGGCCCTTTTGGCGAAACAATAG
- a CDS encoding TerC family protein, giving the protein MDSLVTLAADPAAWVALVTLVVMEVVLGIDNLIFIAILTNKLPAHQQQRARVIGIGLALILRLALLGTVAFIVQLTTPIFTAFGHGFSWRDLILLAGGLFLVWKATKEIHHNVDPDPGPDMFDTKTASLGFASAIGQILLLDLVFSIDSIITAVGMTDHVPIMVTAVIIAVLVMLLAATPLSNFISRNPTVVMLALGFLLMIGMALIAEGFGAKIPKGYIYAAMAFSAFIELLNIMARNARKKAET; this is encoded by the coding sequence ATGGACAGCCTCGTGACACTCGCCGCCGATCCCGCCGCATGGGTCGCCCTCGTGACTCTTGTGGTGATGGAGGTGGTGCTCGGCATCGACAACCTGATCTTCATCGCCATCCTGACCAACAAGCTTCCGGCCCACCAGCAACAGCGCGCGCGGGTCATCGGCATCGGGCTTGCCCTCATTCTGCGGCTGGCCCTGCTCGGCACAGTGGCATTCATCGTCCAGCTGACAACCCCGATCTTCACCGCCTTCGGACACGGCTTCTCATGGCGCGACTTGATTCTGCTCGCCGGTGGATTGTTCCTGGTGTGGAAGGCGACGAAGGAAATCCATCACAATGTCGATCCCGATCCAGGACCGGACATGTTCGACACGAAAACCGCCTCGCTTGGCTTCGCCTCCGCGATCGGCCAGATCCTGCTTCTTGACCTGGTCTTCTCGATCGACAGCATCATCACCGCGGTCGGAATGACCGATCACGTTCCGATCATGGTGACCGCCGTCATCATTGCCGTGCTGGTGATGCTGCTGGCGGCAACGCCATTATCGAACTTTATCAGCCGCAATCCGACCGTGGTGATGCTGGCGCTTGGCTTTCTCTTGATGATTGGCATGGCGTTGATCGCGGAAGGCTTCGGCGCGAAAATTCCGAAGGGCTATATCTACGCGGCGATGGCGTTCTCGGCTTTTATCGAGCTTCTTAATATCATGGCGCGCAATGCGCGGAAGAAGGCGGAGACGTAA
- a CDS encoding SCO family protein: MTPQTTRIVTVIGAFLAGLLVISGALLLVVGRTPVQIATPSAIGGPFKLVDQNGQAVTEEVLKGKPSLIFFGFTHCPDVCPTALFDMSELYKALGRDGDKVGAYFVTVDPERDTPAVMKEYLSSFDPRLRGLTGDPAAVAAMEKAYRVYSKKVPLDGGGYTMDHTALVYLMNKDGQFIAPFNLKRKPEEAATDLKRYL, from the coding sequence ATGACCCCACAAACCACTCGCATCGTCACCGTCATCGGCGCTTTTCTGGCGGGCCTGCTGGTCATTTCCGGTGCGCTGCTCTTGGTTGTGGGACGGACACCCGTACAGATTGCCACGCCATCGGCGATCGGCGGTCCGTTCAAGCTTGTCGATCAGAACGGACAGGCCGTGACGGAAGAGGTGTTGAAGGGCAAGCCATCGCTGATCTTCTTCGGCTTCACGCATTGCCCGGATGTTTGCCCCACGGCACTGTTCGATATGTCCGAGCTTTACAAGGCCCTGGGCCGCGATGGCGACAAAGTCGGTGCCTATTTCGTGACAGTCGATCCCGAGCGGGACACCCCGGCCGTGATGAAAGAATATCTGTCGAGCTTCGATCCGCGCCTGCGCGGATTGACCGGCGATCCTGCCGCGGTCGCAGCTATGGAAAAGGCCTATCGCGTCTATTCCAAGAAGGTGCCGCTCGATGGCGGTGGTTACACGATGGACCATACCGCGCTAGTTTATCTCATGAACAAGGACGGGCAATTCATCGCGCCATTCAACCTGAAGCGAAAGCCGGAAGAGGCTGCGACCGATCTGAAGCGTTATTTGTAA
- a CDS encoding DUF1236 domain-containing protein gives MKRIALSAAVASLAMIGAAQAQTIATATTDLNIRSGPGPEHPIIGNMGANRRATVIGCVEGSLWCQVNFRGIQGWAYSQYMTLSPGNNRQVVVTDPAPLAPGALPTVSYRAPAYGYGTTGAAYAEPVINAEIDAARGAYAMAPGAVVTPPPAVGTYVTNNPLEPVTLEREVFVGAALPRTVELQPVPDYRYQYVYLNDGQPVLVDPATRRIVYVFR, from the coding sequence ATGAAGCGCATCGCCTTGTCTGCCGCCGTCGCGTCGCTGGCCATGATCGGCGCCGCGCAGGCCCAAACCATTGCCACCGCAACGACCGATCTCAATATCCGCTCCGGCCCCGGACCGGAACATCCGATCATCGGCAATATGGGTGCCAACCGCCGCGCCACCGTGATTGGCTGCGTCGAAGGCAGCCTCTGGTGCCAGGTGAATTTCCGCGGCATCCAGGGCTGGGCCTATTCACAATATATGACGCTCAGCCCCGGCAATAACCGTCAGGTTGTGGTGACCGATCCGGCGCCGCTGGCACCGGGCGCATTGCCGACCGTGAGCTATCGCGCACCAGCCTATGGCTACGGCACGACGGGTGCTGCCTATGCCGAACCCGTGATCAATGCCGAGATCGACGCCGCACGTGGCGCTTATGCGATGGCGCCTGGCGCGGTCGTGACACCGCCGCCGGCTGTCGGCACCTATGTGACGAACAATCCGCTCGAGCCCGTCACGCTGGAACGTGAAGTCTTTGTCGGCGCCGCTCTGCCACGTACGGTCGAATTGCAACCCGTGCCTGACTACAGATATCAATATGTCTACCTGAACGACGGACAGCCGGTGCTGGTCGATCCGGCGACACGGCGCATCGTCTACGTCTTCCGCTGA
- a CDS encoding DUF1993 domain-containing protein codes for MPISIYQASVPVFVRGLTTLSHVLRKGEAHARDTGADPVSFVEARLASDMLTLAGQVQRASDTSKLAMERITGTPSPKLEDDEKTFAELYTRIDRTITYIDGFKEAQLDGLETRTIELKLRDFTPAFSGSSYLFTFALPNFFFHVTTAYDILRHKGVPLSKMDYLRLKD; via the coding sequence ATGCCCATTTCGATCTATCAGGCTTCCGTCCCGGTCTTCGTGCGCGGGCTGACGACCTTGTCACATGTACTGCGCAAGGGTGAGGCCCATGCCAGGGACACAGGTGCCGATCCGGTGTCGTTTGTAGAAGCGCGGCTCGCATCCGACATGCTGACACTGGCCGGTCAGGTGCAGCGCGCCAGCGACACGTCGAAGCTGGCGATGGAGCGGATCACCGGCACGCCATCACCGAAGCTGGAAGACGATGAAAAGACCTTCGCGGAGTTATATACGCGGATCGACAGGACGATCACCTACATCGACGGCTTCAAGGAAGCGCAGCTCGACGGCCTCGAGACCAGGACGATCGAACTCAAACTGCGCGACTTCACCCCGGCCTTCAGCGGCAGCTCTTATCTGTTCACCTTCGCACTGCCGAACTTTTTCTTTCATGTCACCACTGCCTACGACATCCTGCGGCACAAGGGCGTACCGCTCAGCAAGATGGATTATCTGCGGCTGAAGGATTGA
- a CDS encoding alkylphosphonate utilization protein, translating to MTDETRDSNGTILNDGDSVTLIKDLKVKGTSETLKRGTLVKNIRLTGDTGEIECNTKQVKGLVLKTAFLKKA from the coding sequence ATGACCGACGAGACCCGCGACAGCAACGGCACCATTCTCAATGACGGCGACTCAGTGACGCTGATCAAGGATCTAAAGGTGAAGGGCACGTCAGAGACACTGAAGCGCGGCACGCTGGTGAAGAATATCCGGCTTACCGGCGACACCGGCGAGATCGAATGCAACACCAAGCAGGTGAAGGGACTCGTGCTGAAGACGGCCTTTCTGAAGAAGGCCTAA
- a CDS encoding CBS domain-containing protein produces MKVKNAMHEGCEWVSPDTKITEIARRMRKSDIGAVPVGENDKLIGMVTDRDICCKGVANGRGIEQLTARDVMTPGIVWCQDSDDVNRAADLMEIRQIRRLPVIDKSKRMVGIISLGDISHAASQKLTAEVTKAVSAHHG; encoded by the coding sequence ATGAAAGTAAAAAACGCGATGCATGAAGGTTGCGAATGGGTGTCCCCCGACACCAAGATCACCGAGATTGCCCGACGCATGCGCAAGAGCGACATCGGCGCGGTGCCGGTGGGTGAGAACGACAAGCTGATCGGCATGGTCACCGACCGCGACATCTGCTGCAAGGGCGTGGCCAACGGCCGCGGCATTGAGCAACTTACCGCGCGCGACGTGATGACACCAGGCATCGTCTGGTGCCAAGACAGCGACGATGTCAACAGGGCGGCCGACCTGATGGAGATCCGGCAGATCCGCCGCCTGCCGGTGATCGACAAGAGCAAGCGCATGGTCGGCATCATCTCGCTCGGCGACATCTCGCATGCCGCTTCGCAAAAACTCACGGCCGAAGTGACGAAGGCGGTGTCGGCGCATCACGGCTGA